The uncultured Methanolobus sp. sequence AGGATCAAGGCCGGATGTGGGCTCATCCAGAACCACATATTCCGGTTTCATGGAAAGCACACCTGCAAGAGCCACAAGTCTCATTTGTCCACCACTCAATGAAAAGGGAGATATCTCCGAAATATCAGGTTTCAGACCTGCAAGAGTTAAAGCCTCATTTACACGTTCTTTCAGTGCATCACCTTCCAGGCCGAAATTTGAAGGGCCAAAGGAAACGTCTTCAAAAACGGTCTTTGCGAAAAGCTGTCTTTGGGGATACTGCATCAACAAACCGACCTTAGATCGCAGCTTCTTGTTTCCGGAGTGCATACCATCAACTGTAACTGAACCGGAATGTGGTTTTAGTAATCCGTTAAAATGTCTGATAAGAGTTGATTTCCCTGAGCCGATTTCCCCTGCAATAAGAACGAATTCTTCTTTCCTGACAGAGAAACTTACCCTGTCAAGAGCTTTTTTTTCAAGGGATGTGCCTTTGTTATAGAAAAAATCAAGCTCTTTTACTTCGATAGACATATAGCCTCCAATAGTTCATCTTTTGATAAAGGGAAGAAAGTTTCATCGATAATACCGGCATTCATCAGCTTTTTTGACAATTCAATTATCGGAGGGAGATCAAAACCAAAATCATTGGAGCTTATCCTGCTGATTATCTCCCTGGGACAGCCGTTATGAGTTATACGACCATTTTCCATTAACACAAGCCTGTCGGCATGGACAAGTTCTTCCAGCAGGTGTGTCACATAGATAATGGTAGTACCTGCCTCATTCAACTGCTTTATCAAAGCCAGAATACCATTCCTTGATCTTAGATCAAGCATGGAAGTAACTTCATCAAATAGTATGATCTCAGGTTGCATTGCCAGGATCGAAGCCAGAGCAACCTTCTGCTTCTGGCCGCCGCTGAGAGTCCCTGGAGTATTATGCCTGTAGCCGGACATTCCTGTTGATTCGAGTGCTTCGGTTACACACCTGTTTATCTCAGTAGAGTGAATACCCAGGTTCTCGGGTCCAAATGCAACATCCTCTTCAACTGTCATACCTATGAACTGTGACTGCGGGTCCTGGAATATCATTCCAGCTGTGCGCCTTATATCCTGCAGATTTAAAGAGTCACGAGTATCCATTCCTTTGACAATTACAGAGCCTTTGCCAGGTTGCAGAAGTCCGTTAATATGTCGCAAAAGGGTTGACTTACCACAACCATTTTTTCCGGCAACGGCGACAAATTCACCTTTGCGGACATTGAGTGAAATAGAATCCAGTGCACCAGTGCCATCGGGATACCTATAACTCAGGTTTTCAACATTGATCATGTTACTGATTCAGGGAATATCTGGAAGAGATTACTGCGGCTGTTACTAATTTAATAATAGCACCCGGAAGATAAGGAATAATTCCGAGAACTATTGCCTGGCTCAGGCTGAGGTCTGCAACGTTCATAAGCTGCAGGATTCCGAAAACATATATTATGAAAAGACCTGCCAGCATGGAAACAATGTTTAAACTTATCTTTTCAGTCCCAAAGCGGTCAGACACGTAGCCTATGGCAAAAGTGCCGAATATAAATCCGATCAGAAAACCACCTGTAGGACCAAATATCATACCCAGACCTGAGCTGCCACCAGAAAACACGGGCAGACCTGCAATTCCCAGGAGAAAATATACAATCACACTTAAGGTTCCCCATCTGGCACCCAATATTGCACCTGCCAGCAGTACAAAAAGAGTCTGCAATGTGATAGGAACAGGACTTGCAGGGATGGGGATTTCAATATATGCACCTACTGCCATCATGGAGGCAAAAAGAGATGCAAACACCATTTTTCGAATATTGTCACTATTGTTGGGTTGAAAATGATTTTCTTCTACCATAAAATCACCATTCATTTAATGATTAGAACAGTATTGTTAACCTATCGCGAACATGAATGGTTTACAAAATATATAACCATTGTGTAGAAGCTAAAGCAAAAAGCGTAAGACAATGTCAGGAAAAGTGAAATGGTGTGCAGGAATGCCTGCACAAAAATAAAAAAGATTTACATATCCATATCAGGCTGTGGCATACCAGGAGGCATTGCGCCGCCCTTGCCGCTTGCAGCTACAACATCATCGATCCTGAGGATCATTACTGTTGCTTCGGTTGCTGCATTGATTGCCTGGGTCTTTATTCTGAGTGGCTCAAGGACATCGTTCTCGTACATGTCTACTACCTTTCCGGTGTAGACATCAAGACCCATGTTCTTGTTGCCCTGCTCGTGCTGTGCACGGAGGTCAATGAGCTTGTCTATTGGGTCAAGACCTGCATTTTCTGCAAGTGTCTGCGGGATGATCTCAAGTGCCTCAGCGAACTTACCGACAGCGAGTTGCTCTCTGCCTTTAAGTGTTGCTGCATAGTCCCTGAGTCTGAGTGCAAGTTCGATCTCAGTGGAACCGCCACCTACAACGATCTTCTTGTCTTCAAGCCCTACACCGATCACACAGAGTGCATCATTAAGAGCACGCTTGATACTATCTACGATGTGTGTTGTGCCACCGTGAAGAATAAGTGAAGCAGTCTTTGCTTCCTTGCATCCAAGCAGGAAGGTCATCTTTGAACCATGGAGGTCCCTTTCTTCTACAAGTTCAACTTCACCGAGATCTTCTGTCCTGATGTCAGTTGCATCCTGGAACAGGGTTGCACCGGTTGCTTTTGCCAGCTTCTTAAGATCGCTCTTTGTGATCCTTCTGCATGCGTAGATGCCAGCCTTCTCAAGATAATACTGTGCAAGGTCATCGATTCCTTTCTGGCAGAATACTACGTTTGCACCGCTTGCAACGATCTTGTCCACCATTTCTTTGACCATTTTCTCTTCCTGTTCAACAAAGAGGTTCATCTGGTCAGGAGATGTGATCTTGATCTCTGCACTCTTCTCGATCTTCTGGAATTCGATTGCGAAGCTTGCGAGGAGGACCTTTGCATTCTCTATTTTCTTTGGCATGTTTGGCCTGACTCTTTCCTTGTCAATCACAAGACCTGTGACAAGTTCGGAGTCAAGAATGCTACCGCCTTCGCGCTTCTCGATTGTAATATCATCAACATCTACTTTGATACCTTCATCTGTTTCTTCAACAACTGAAAGTACTGCGTCAAGAGCTTTCTCTGCAAGGAAGTCCTTGTACTCACCTGCAGCTTTTCCTGTAAGAGCTGTCTTTGCCAGTTTCATCAGGGTTTCCCTGTCATCTGTGGAAACATCGATAGTGATGGTCTTTAAGATCTCAACAGCCTTTTCTGCTGCATGTCTGTATCCACCTGAAATGATTGTTGGGTGGACGCCTTTCTCAATAAGCTCTTCTGCCTTTGTGAGAAGTTCTCCTGTGAGTACTGCTGCGGTTGTTGTACCGTCACCAACCTCATCATCCTGTGTTTTTGAAACCTCGACCACCATCTTTGCAGCCGGATGTTCAATGTCCATTTCCTTGAGGATTGTAGCACCATCGTTTGTGATGACTATATCTCCAAGCCCGTCAACAAGCATCTTGTCCATTCCTTTCGGACCGAGTGTTGTCCTGACTGCTTTTGCCACTGCTTTCCCTGCAAGGATGTTAATGCTCTGAGCATCCCTTGCACGGGACCTGTTTCTGTTCCCTAAAGCGTAAGACTGTCCTGCCAATTTTTAACCTCCTAATAATCATAACGTTCTATAAGTTAGAAGTAAACATTAGTTTGATTTTAGTACTCTCTATGGTACTGCTCAATCTAAATGCAGGCAGTTCTATATAAAGCTAACTGGTGGATCATTTACGATTTCCGTAAAAAGAAGAGCTGAAATCCAGAAGGATTTACATTAGTAAATAAGCGCAAGAGGAAGATCAGTTTCGTCTGTACAACTTGTTCAAATGGGCAAGCATCATAAAGTAAAGATGGTTTTTGTAAATAGTTTCACCAGGAATATCAAAGATTGCCATGCCTCCTGCATTCCATGAGACATTGGTTATAACTTCCCTCTTTTCCATTTCATCCATTACCTGCTTTAGCATTGAGAAGTCATCAACTGTCTGTCTCCAGTCACCTGCATGAACATCCGAAGATGCAGACCTGTTTGCCAGTTCCATCTGTTGTAAAGCAAACATGTAAACCTGGAAGAGATGAATATCATCCTTAGAAAGCTCTATTGATCCGTTTTTTGCATCCTGTCGCAGAGCTTTGATAATTAAGGGAAGGTCAGATGATCGAAGATCGTTCCGTTCTATCTTTTCAATATATATGTTGATTTCCTGCATACTTTTACACCCGGGATAATAAACCCTAACTTAAGGTGTTACTGGGAACAGATAAGCATTACCCAGGCAAAACAAAAAAAGGAGATGAGGAATGGAAAATGGCTGGAAGCAGATAGCTGTTGCTTTCTTTAAAATTTGCCAGTGATTTTCTTGTAGATCTATTATTCTGACCGGATATGGCCTATACTAAGATCAATAAGAGATCAAAGTCTGTATGCATGCTGTTTTTACGAAGTTTATCATACTGCATCGGAGCTCAAATTCCTGTTCGGAAAGATCATCTGTTTCCATGTATCTGCAAAACATTGTTTTGAACTCATCGAACTTTTCTTCATCTTGTTTCTGCATAAATTCCCCTCGAATTTACGTTTATAGATCAATTATTTATAGATAATATATATCCAGTATGATTATATAAAAATATTCTGATGCTGATTTCTATATATACATATAGATCAAATAGAAAATAAAGAAAAGTAGCTTTTTCAAATGATTCTGATCTCAGGTTCCAATTAATAAAAAAGAATAGTGAGGAGTTAATCACTCACTGGCAATTGTAGTTATACTGTAATCAAAATTGTCTGTATTGTGTGAAAGGATACTTAGCTCACATTCACCTGAAACACCGACAGCTTCGTAAATTTCAGTATAGGTTGTGGAATATTCCTGATACCCGGATGAAGACGTAATAGCTGGATAAGAAGAAAGAACCATATTATTATTTCCAAAGTTTACTGATCCACTGGATACAGTATTTATGAGTTTGAGTTCTATTTCTTTGCCATCGTCATTTAATACCACATCAAAAGACGGGACTGGTTTACCTGAAACTGTGGAATAATCCGAATATGAATATTGGTCTGCTGAGAGTTCTATCATGACAGTAGAGTCCCCATTCACCGAAAATTGCATGACAAGCGGTTCAGATGGCTGTTCCCATATATCCAGATAGAAGTTAACCTGGTTTTCCCATTCATCAAGAGCAGGGTCATCAATACCAAGATCAATAGTTGTACTGTAGCTTCCAGCGGTACCTTCCGGTATCTTCACATGAACATTCACAACTGCTGTTTCACCGGCTTTAACCTCTTTAGGAGCATCAATTACAATTGAATCTTTTCCAATCACCTTTTCATAGTATGCTCTTGAAGAATCATAGTATGAGATTTCAGGATATAATTCACCTGACATAAGTTCAGGGTCTATGGAAATATCCTCATCACCCGTGTTAACAAGCTTTATGCTGTAATCGTATTCTTCTCCGGCCTGTACCCTGCCATTAATGTAATTGGTGGATACCTGGACAGTAGGAGGAATCCAGACCTCTACTGACAGGTCCAGAGAGTTGCCGTAATAGACCGAGGATATTTTTGAATTGGCCACATCAAACACAGAGTCATCAGCATCCTTGGTATCATCGATTATAACTGAGCGGTCAAAGACCACATTTGCATAATAGTGTCCCAGTTCTGCATCATCGGGAATAACCACTTCAACTGTGAACTCTTCTTTATCACCGGGCTGCAATACTACGTCTGAAGGTGTTACTGTCACCCAGTCCTCTTCAAGGTAATTCTCAGAATACGGTTGCAGTATCATTACAGGATCAATTGTGATGTCTTCATCACCGCGGTTGGAGATGGTTACTATTGCAGAACCTGTTTCACCGGGTTGCAACTGAAGATGGGCATATGATGGTTTCACCTGTAAACTTCCATATCCCATATCAGGAATGATGATAGCTTCGGTATCGACAGCGATTTCTGCGTACGATGCTGAAACCACTGATTTAGTTGAGATCAGTGGTTCCATAATAGGGGATGTTTTTTCCGCCATTGCCCCTGAGGCAACGACGGCGCTGACAAGTAACATCCCCAACATTATGTAGAGTGGAGTGATTTTCATTTAAACATACTTCCTCTTTGGTTTTCATTTTAGAGATAGTATGAGGACATATTAATTAATTGTCTAAACTTCAAATTGACTTGTAGCTATAAATGTCATCAGCATCTGAAATCAAATTTTGATCGACTCGGGAAAAATCTGTTCCCGAAACCACTATGTGTATAATTATCCTACAGACTTAATTAAAAAGTTTTATATTGTAGTATTCATAAGAGCAAAGCTAATAGTATACTCTATCATGGTGGTGGTATATATGTTAAAAGAACTAAAAAATAAGAACTTTGTATTTAATATTGCTAAAGTTGCAATAATATTGACTGTAGCATTCATTGCATTGTCTACACAAGCTTCTGCATGTCATGTAAATATCGGTGATAAAGTCTGGAATGACCTTGATAAAAATGGGGTGCAAGATTGGGACTACGCTAATCATTGTTTCAAAGAGCCAGGAATGGCAAATGTTATTGTAGAGCTGTATAAATGTGACGATACTCTCCTAAAAAGCACAACAACAAACTCAGATGGATATTACAAGTTTAGAAGAGTAGAGAAAGATGACTACTATATCAAATTTATACTTCCTGAAGATTATGTATTCAGTCCAAAGGACCAGACAGATTGCAAGTGGGATAGTGATGCTAACCCGACGGACGGAAAGACAGACTGCATACATTTAACTTACGATATGTGTACAGTGGATGCAGGAATGTACTATAGTCCCGCTCCTAAACCAGCCAGTGTAGGCAATTATGTATGGGAAGATGATGGTGATGGTATACAGGAAACAGGCGAGCTTGGAATCGAAGGTGTCACCGTAGAATTGTATTATTGCAATGATACCTACGTTAACTCCACGTCGACTAACAGTACTGGATTCTATGAATTTACAGACCTAGACCCTGGTTGCTATTACTTAGTATTTAAGAATCCGGCAGGATATGTTTTCAGCCCTCTGAATGCGGCAAATGATGACCAAGACAGTGATGCAAATCAAGGTAATGGAGAAACTGAAACCTTCGATCTTGATGCTGGAGTCTATTACGATACAGTAGATGCGGGCCTTCACAAAACTGATCAGGAAATCCCAGAATTCCCAACAGTAGCAATCCCAATGGTTGCAATTATGGGACTTGCATTTGTCTTCGGACGCAGGAAGGAGTAATTTTTACTTATTCCTTTCTCTTTTTTGTTTCCACTCTAATCTATAGCAGGATATTTATACTTTTGATCTTGACATAAAACCATGCAGGAAAAAAGATATCCAAAAGGCCATTTTATGGCGACAGGTATTGCCATAGGTCTCCCGCTGGGAATTCCAATAGGTATCGCATTGGGGATTCTTGCATTCGGGCCGGTCATTGGAATAGTCCTTGGGATCGGACTGGGAATTTATATGGAAAAAAAGTACAATCCTGACCCTTTGATACTGTCACCTGAAGAAGAAACACAAAGAAGAAAGGATATAATATTACCAGGCGTTATTTT is a genomic window containing:
- a CDS encoding ATP-binding cassette domain-containing protein, producing MSIEVKELDFFYNKGTSLEKKALDRVSFSVRKEEFVLIAGEIGSGKSTLIRHFNGLLKPHSGSVTVDGMHSGNKKLRSKVGLLMQYPQRQLFAKTVFEDVSFGPSNFGLEGDALKERVNEALTLAGLKPDISEISPFSLSGGQMRLVALAGVLSMKPEYVVLDEPTSGLDPENKASLFSTLKKLHSSGISVIVVSHQIDDFLPFADKVVLLKNGSNAFTGSPKEYLSSVSSPVPAIFSLMEEMKNCGFDVATDIFSVDEAFDEIARVMESRGLNKNE
- a CDS encoding energy-coupling factor transporter ATPase, with product MINVENLSYRYPDGTGALDSISLNVRKGEFVAVAGKNGCGKSTLLRHINGLLQPGKGSVIVKGMDTRDSLNLQDIRRTAGMIFQDPQSQFIGMTVEEDVAFGPENLGIHSTEINRCVTEALESTGMSGYRHNTPGTLSGGQKQKVALASILAMQPEIILFDEVTSMLDLRSRNGILALIKQLNEAGTTIIYVTHLLEELVHADRLVLMENGRITHNGCPREIISRISSNDFGFDLPPIIELSKKLMNAGIIDETFFPLSKDELLEAICLSK
- a CDS encoding biotin transporter BioY, which gives rise to MVEENHFQPNNSDNIRKMVFASLFASMMAVGAYIEIPIPASPVPITLQTLFVLLAGAILGARWGTLSVIVYFLLGIAGLPVFSGGSSGLGMIFGPTGGFLIGFIFGTFAIGYVSDRFGTEKISLNIVSMLAGLFIIYVFGILQLMNVADLSLSQAIVLGIIPYLPGAIIKLVTAAVISSRYSLNQ
- the thsA gene encoding thermosome subunit alpha; the protein is MAGQSYALGNRNRSRARDAQSINILAGKAVAKAVRTTLGPKGMDKMLVDGLGDIVITNDGATILKEMDIEHPAAKMVVEVSKTQDDEVGDGTTTAAVLTGELLTKAEELIEKGVHPTIISGGYRHAAEKAVEILKTITIDVSTDDRETLMKLAKTALTGKAAGEYKDFLAEKALDAVLSVVEETDEGIKVDVDDITIEKREGGSILDSELVTGLVIDKERVRPNMPKKIENAKVLLASFAIEFQKIEKSAEIKITSPDQMNLFVEQEEKMVKEMVDKIVASGANVVFCQKGIDDLAQYYLEKAGIYACRRITKSDLKKLAKATGATLFQDATDIRTEDLGEVELVEERDLHGSKMTFLLGCKEAKTASLILHGGTTHIVDSIKRALNDALCVIGVGLEDKKIVVGGGSTEIELALRLRDYAATLKGREQLAVGKFAEALEIIPQTLAENAGLDPIDKLIDLRAQHEQGNKNMGLDVYTGKVVDMYENDVLEPLRIKTQAINAATEATVMILRIDDVVAASGKGGAMPPGMPQPDMDM
- a CDS encoding SdrD B-like domain-containing protein; this translates as MLKELKNKNFVFNIAKVAIILTVAFIALSTQASACHVNIGDKVWNDLDKNGVQDWDYANHCFKEPGMANVIVELYKCDDTLLKSTTTNSDGYYKFRRVEKDDYYIKFILPEDYVFSPKDQTDCKWDSDANPTDGKTDCIHLTYDMCTVDAGMYYSPAPKPASVGNYVWEDDGDGIQETGELGIEGVTVELYYCNDTYVNSTSTNSTGFYEFTDLDPGCYYLVFKNPAGYVFSPLNAANDDQDSDANQGNGETETFDLDAGVYYDTVDAGLHKTDQEIPEFPTVAIPMVAIMGLAFVFGRRKE